The Streptomyces sp. NBC_00162 genome window below encodes:
- a CDS encoding ATP-binding protein: protein MIGVIDTDGECAEWAFPAEPGAVRTARHAVRGALRAWGLESVGDVTVLLVSELVTNSLRYASGPIGVRLVRRNPAAGSPVGGAALLVEVSDPLPDPPRERVAHADDEGGRGLHLVAVSSQRWGTRHGKSGKTVWFELALPGE, encoded by the coding sequence GTGATCGGCGTGATCGACACAGACGGTGAATGCGCCGAGTGGGCCTTCCCCGCTGAGCCCGGCGCCGTCCGCACCGCCCGGCACGCCGTGCGCGGCGCCCTCCGGGCCTGGGGCCTCGAATCCGTCGGCGATGTGACCGTCCTGCTGGTCAGCGAGCTCGTCACCAACTCCCTGCGGTACGCGTCCGGTCCCATCGGCGTCCGTCTGGTACGGCGGAATCCGGCCGCCGGCAGTCCGGTCGGCGGCGCCGCCCTCCTCGTGGAAGTTTCCGATCCGCTTCCGGATCCGCCCCGGGAGAGGGTCGCCCACGCCGACGACGAGGGCGGCCGCGGGCTGCATCTCGTCGCCGTCTCCTCGCAGCGCTGGGGGACCCGTCACGGGAAGTCGGGCAAGACTGTGTGGTTCGAGTTGGCTCTTCCTGGTGAGTAA
- a CDS encoding SpoIIE family protein phosphatase: MPAQAHQTRVPGETWHDSLWHSSPPGSIYDYIKVASFSIGPDGLIDQWSLRAEDLFGLTAAQAVGRDPVDAFMPPELRAGGHRRVAEILDGKEWTGLVPFRIPGGDGEHGVAEIYVMPTQTEAAERAALCVVVDVRALRRIESDLAASQAIFGQSPFGFLLFGTDLTVQRANRRFAAVFGGSAEEHRGRTVHDYLPVHEADRMAEALRRVLETGDSVTDLRITGAAPGSRDNRHWSINLYRVHGGTGRPIGIAGIGTDVTRRHLAAREAAGVRRNLALLNEAGHRIGNSLDLETTARELLDVTVPGFCDLAAVDLYQGLLLGDDDRPARPQGPGVPSLPPGLGAGRAPSAPLRRVAFASAVSDAPLSGPGALVSVGEVHRYPAASPGALALRTARPRLIEGGGADDLVQSTLVVPMVAHDTVVGLAQFSRTKGSEPFGERDRAVAVELAARAAVCIDNARLYRREHERALILQRSLLPPGDPEAAGLDIACRYLPGNAATEVGGDWFDVIELPGHRTALVVGDVMGRGLRAAVAMGELRTAVRTLALLDLEPAEVLTALDEIARGLGAPGGSQQASRAALHSRDADRSEVYLATCVYAVYDPVTRRCTIANAGHMPPVLVEPPDEAGRPRPALLLEVPPGMPLGVGGEPFEEVEVDLPEGALLALYTDGLVESRDHPLEEGLRGLREALADPVRPLEDVCDHVLNTLDTRHGEDDIALLMARVQGLPQDAVGDWQLPREARSVGRARELARAKLPAWGLEGLLDTTELLVSELVTNALRYGEGEIRLRLLLDRTLVCEVWDANLVQPRRRRARDTDEGGRGLQLVGLLSAGWGTRRTHRGKTVWFELPLPGAAAEAVAELSAEQLLGMYG; this comes from the coding sequence ATACCTGCGCAGGCACATCAGACCAGGGTGCCCGGGGAGACATGGCACGACTCCCTGTGGCACAGCAGTCCGCCTGGTTCGATATATGACTACATAAAGGTCGCCTCTTTCTCGATCGGTCCTGACGGGCTCATCGACCAGTGGAGTCTGCGCGCCGAGGATCTCTTCGGGCTGACCGCGGCCCAAGCCGTGGGCCGCGATCCGGTCGACGCCTTCATGCCGCCCGAGCTGCGCGCGGGCGGACACCGCCGGGTCGCCGAGATTCTCGACGGCAAGGAATGGACGGGCCTCGTCCCCTTCCGGATTCCGGGCGGCGACGGTGAGCACGGCGTGGCCGAGATCTACGTGATGCCCACGCAGACCGAAGCCGCCGAGCGGGCCGCGCTGTGTGTCGTCGTCGACGTGCGCGCGCTGCGGCGCATCGAATCCGATCTGGCGGCGTCACAGGCCATATTCGGCCAATCTCCTTTCGGTTTCCTCCTTTTCGGTACGGACCTGACCGTGCAGCGGGCCAACCGCCGCTTCGCCGCCGTCTTCGGGGGCTCCGCCGAGGAGCACCGGGGCCGGACCGTGCACGACTACCTGCCGGTGCACGAGGCCGACCGGATGGCCGAGGCCCTGCGCCGGGTGCTGGAGACCGGGGACTCGGTCACCGACCTCCGCATCACCGGAGCCGCCCCCGGCAGCCGGGACAACCGCCACTGGTCCATCAACCTCTACCGCGTGCACGGCGGGACGGGCCGGCCCATCGGCATCGCCGGGATCGGGACCGACGTCACACGCCGTCACCTCGCCGCCCGCGAGGCCGCCGGGGTCCGGCGCAATCTCGCACTGCTCAACGAGGCCGGGCACCGCATCGGGAACTCCCTCGACCTGGAGACCACCGCCCGCGAACTCCTCGACGTCACCGTCCCGGGCTTCTGCGACCTGGCCGCCGTCGACCTCTACCAGGGGCTGCTGCTCGGCGACGACGACCGGCCCGCGCGGCCGCAAGGACCCGGGGTGCCCTCGCTGCCGCCCGGGCTGGGCGCGGGCCGCGCTCCGTCCGCGCCGCTGCGGCGGGTCGCCTTCGCCTCGGCCGTCTCGGACGCCCCGCTGTCGGGACCGGGCGCGCTGGTCTCCGTAGGCGAGGTGCACCGCTATCCGGCGGCCTCGCCCGGGGCGCTGGCGCTGCGCACGGCACGGCCGCGGCTCATCGAGGGGGGCGGCGCGGACGATCTCGTGCAGTCCACGCTCGTCGTGCCGATGGTCGCCCACGACACGGTGGTCGGCCTCGCGCAGTTCTCCCGTACGAAGGGCAGCGAACCCTTCGGCGAACGGGACCGGGCGGTGGCCGTGGAGCTGGCCGCACGGGCCGCCGTCTGCATCGACAACGCGCGGCTCTACCGCCGCGAGCACGAGCGGGCGCTGATACTGCAGCGCAGCCTGCTGCCGCCCGGCGACCCGGAGGCGGCCGGCCTGGACATCGCCTGCCGGTACCTGCCGGGGAACGCGGCCACCGAGGTCGGCGGCGACTGGTTCGACGTCATCGAGCTGCCCGGCCACCGCACGGCGCTGGTCGTCGGCGACGTGATGGGACGGGGGCTGCGGGCCGCCGTCGCGATGGGCGAACTGCGCACCGCCGTACGGACCCTGGCGCTGCTGGACCTCGAACCGGCGGAGGTGCTGACCGCGCTGGACGAGATCGCCCGGGGCCTCGGGGCGCCCGGCGGATCCCAGCAGGCCTCGCGGGCGGCCCTGCACTCGCGGGACGCTGACCGCTCGGAGGTGTACCTCGCCACCTGTGTGTACGCGGTGTACGACCCGGTGACGCGGCGCTGCACCATCGCCAATGCGGGCCACATGCCGCCCGTGTTGGTGGAACCACCGGACGAGGCCGGGCGGCCGCGGCCCGCGCTGCTGCTGGAGGTGCCGCCCGGGATGCCGCTGGGAGTGGGCGGGGAGCCGTTCGAGGAGGTAGAGGTGGACCTGCCGGAGGGGGCGCTGCTCGCGCTGTACACCGACGGACTCGTGGAGTCGCGCGACCATCCGCTGGAGGAGGGCCTGCGCGGGCTGCGGGAAGCCCTGGCGGACCCGGTCCGCCCCCTGGAGGACGTCTGCGACCACGTCCTGAACACGCTGGACACCCGGCACGGGGAGGACGACATCGCCCTGCTGATGGCCCGGGTACAGGGCCTGCCGCAGGACGCGGTGGGGGACTGGCAGCTGCCGCGCGAGGCCCGCTCGGTGGGCCGGGCGCGGGAGCTGGCGCGGGCGAAGCTGCCCGCGTGGGGCCTGGAGGGACTGCTGGACACCACCGAGCTGCTGGTCAGCGAACTGGTCACCAATGCCCTGCGCTACGGGGAGGGCGAGATCCGGCTCCGGCTGCTGCTGGACCGGACCCTGGTGTGCGAGGTGTGGGACGCGAACCTGGTCCAGCCGCGGCGGCGCCGCGCCCGCGACACGGACGAGGGCGGGCGGGGCCTCCAGCTGGTGGGCCTGCTGTCGGCCGGGTGGGGCACGCGGCGCACCCACCGCGGCAAGACGGTCTGGTTCGAGCTCCCGCTCCCGGGCGCGGCGGCGGAGGCCGTGGCGGAACTCTCGGCGGAGCAGCTGCTGGGCATGTACGGGTAG